The Starkeya sp. ORNL1 DNA window TAAGGAGACCGGCCATGGCCAAGGCGGCGACCATCAAGATCCGGCTCGTGTCGAGCGCCGACACCGGCTATTTCTACGTGACCAAGAAGAACTCGCGCACCATGACCGACAAGCTGGTCGTGAAGAAGTACGACCCGGTCGCGAAGAAGCATGTCGAGTTCCGCGAAGGCAAGATCAAGTGATCTGACGCCTCCGCGCTCAGAACGACAAAAGGCGCCGCGAGGCGCCTTTTTTATTTTCTCGAATATGCCGGGAATTCCAGAAATCAGGTGGCCAGAGATTCGGTAATAGGAGATCGGCGGGCAGCGGACCAGAGAGGCCGTCCGGCATCGCCGCCCGCCGATCGAACCCCACGGACCCAGGAGATGCGGCGGACCTGAGCACTCCGCAGGGCAAGCCATAATCGGAATGGGCGAAGGCTAACGCAAAGTCCGGCGAAAGCAATCCGCAAATCAGAAATTCGAAATGAATTCTCATGCTTGGAGTCGAATCGGCTACCTCAGGCAGCAACATACACCACGCGGTTGCGTCCCTCGCGCTTGGCCCGGTAGACCGCCTGGTCCGCCCGCCGCAGCAGCGTGGGCACATTGTCGACCACGCCCTCGCGCGTGGCAATGCCGACGCTGATGGTGACGTCGATCGACCGGGTGCCGCCAAGTATGGCGAAGGGCTCCGACTCGATGCGCTGACGCAGCCGCTCGGCCACCATCTGCGCGATTTTCAGGTCGGTATCGGGCATCGCGACGACGAATTCCTCGCCGCCATAGCGGCAGGTGAGATCGATGCCGCGCACATTGCTGCGCAACCGCAGCGCGAACTCGCGCAGCACGTCGTCGCCGGCAGTATGGCCGAAGCTGTCATTGACCGCCTTGAAGAAATCGACGTCGATCAGCATCAGCGAAACCGGGCGCCCGCGCACCGCCGCCTGGTCGAGCATCACCGCGAGGTGGTTCTCGAGATAGCGGCGATTATGCAGCCCGGTCAGGCCGTCGGTGATCGCCA harbors:
- the rpmG gene encoding 50S ribosomal protein L33 — translated: MAKAATIKIRLVSSADTGYFYVTKKNSRTMTDKLVVKKYDPVAKKHVEFREGKIK